A window of Glycine soja cultivar W05 chromosome 13, ASM419377v2, whole genome shotgun sequence genomic DNA:
TTGGTTACGAGTTTTTCTAATTAGAGCTTTAAAGATACTTacgaaaaaaatcataaatacttAAATAGAAATTGTTTATTAGAAATCCCGCTAAATTAAAGTGGCTGGTTAGGAACTGAGTTTTCTTATACATGTGACAGGGATGTAAAGAGGAAGTGTGAAAAAAGTAAtgcaaattgaatatttttgtttggcTTATATTTCAAGGTTGGCCTTAAATCTAGGTCCTCTGTAATGATTATTATACCCCCGATTAATTTGACCATATTCTTACcacaaaaattatgttcaagTGGTTTCTTAGCTTATTTGGTTTGCCTTTGCATGTGACCAGATAGCTAGCTAGCTCCCGTGCATGCGAATCAGAGCGATACCTCTGGTCTTCTGAAATTATCCTAGTCCATCTTAaacaatattttgaattttagatGATAACGATGAATGACATTCCCAACATGGTTAGATTCCGTACCATTTATTACACATATTtgtgtgtatatgattcatgatatTCAAAGATAGGAGCAGACCCGAGGCATGACTCATTTAGTAAAAGTATTATTAGTATCCTTTAAGCATTCCAAGGTGACATCTCTTATGAGGATGCGAGTAATTAGAATCCCAAGCATTCAAAATATCTAAGGATAATCCAACAGAGTATactcagagaaaaaaaaaaaaaaagaccaacATGGACGAGCATGCAGAGAAGAATGTCCAAGCATTTCcaatatttaactaaaaatcaCTAGGTAAATATTAGTAATATCAagatacataatatatttttttaactttccatGATACATTTTCTTTATGCTAAAACCTAACAAGAATGTATTTATTAAAACATACCCTCCCCTTCTCCAACCACACCACCCCAAAAAGATTCCCATATATGTTCACATAAAACTCAAGCGAAGATCTAATGGTGGGTGATCCATTTGTTCCCCCACTGTGTATGAAAACATAGTGCTATCCCTGCATTGATCACTTGCATGGACCCTCATATTCTTTGATTCTGATTCACCAAATGAATTCAAGGGGAAGAGCTGAAGAGTCTCAATCACCCTCTCGGGCTCAGAAACCTGATATAGCTGATTAAAATCTGCTAAaagaaacaaatcaaataaCATATTAGACCAACAAAGCTAGTTGTGTTTATGTTTTGTGCTTGAAAAAGATTAtagtaatacatatatatatgggGGAGATATAAGGTGGGAAAAGGTCGGGTTCAATCCCCTctgttacaaaaaaattaaaaaactaaccaTTAACATTTActgataaatatatatgtatatatatatatatatatatatatatatatatatatatatataatggatTTGATATGGTACTTACTTTGTGTAAAAGAATTGATGGAGATAGAGTTTTCACTACGAATCACATCCTTATCAACCTTGCGACGCTTTTGTCTCTCCCTAGCCTTATGGTTCTGAAACCAATAGAACACGTTCTTGCTCTCAATCTTACCATAAAAACTAAGCTGATTAGAGATCTTTTGAATCTGATCAGTGCTGGGGGTGCGTAGTCCAGAACTGAAAAGTTCAGTCAGAACCTTAACCTGTTCAGTAGTGGGATTCCAACGCCCACACTTGGTGCCAGTAGTAGCACTGCCACTGTTACCACCAACACTTACACCGCTAATAAAAAACTCTGACATGCCCTCTTCCATAATATTTCTCTTCAATGATTCTGTGCCTCTGAACTGAAAACTTTAGCTCTGAGCTTCTGAACCATAAAAGGTCTCAGCCCGTGTGCATTTATAATACCTTAAACTCAATAATCTAGTACCAAAATCTTTGTCCTTTTcctatttgtttttttgtattGCTTTTGGGGCATCACAGATCAGCCCTTTTATGTTTATAATTCATCTTTCTGTCTTCTTTGAATTtaggaaataatgtgagattaATGAACATTGAACAATACATTCAGATTGATTAATTTAGCCTGGTTTTTTGTGCTATaataaagaaatagaaaagataaagaCATGCGTAAAAGCAGCCACTATTCAACGTTTTGGTCCGGGGGCAGA
This region includes:
- the LOC114380998 gene encoding WUSCHEL-related homeobox 5-like isoform X2; protein product: MEEGMSEFFISGVSVGGNSGSATTGTKCGRWNPTTEQVKVLTELFSSGLRTPSTDQIQKISNQLSFYGKIESKNVFYWFQNHKARERQKRRKVDKDVIRSENSISINSFTQNFNQLYQVSEPERVIETLQLFPLNSFGESESKNMRVHASDQCRDSTMFSYTVGEQMDHPPLDLRLSFM
- the LOC114380998 gene encoding WUSCHEL-related homeobox 5-like isoform X1, whose translation is MEEGMSEFFISGVSVGGNSGSATTGTKCGRWNPTTEQVKVLTELFSSGLRTPSTDQIQKISNQLSFYGKIESKNVFYWFQNHKARERQKRRKVDKDVIRSENSISINSFTQTDFNQLYQVSEPERVIETLQLFPLNSFGESESKNMRVHASDQCRDSTMFSYTVGEQMDHPPLDLRLSFM